From the Malus domestica chromosome 17, GDT2T_hap1 genome, one window contains:
- the LOC103454274 gene encoding protein SLOW WALKER 2-like produces MADSKSKKSASNPEDIEHLRSDVASFASSLGLASSLPSSGFNDVDFRNPGPKKPHKKSKPAPIQNPTKTQKPNKPNFKPNENQKPKLTLSSLEENSNKDKARNFEKFKNLPKLPLMSANNLGVWYEEAEELEGKVLASGKKVEVKNAEEWNIVVAKKRELGERLMAQYVADYESSKGKSGDIKLLLTTQRSGTASDKISAFSVLVGDNPIANMRSLDALIGMVTSKVGKRYAFAGFEALRELFLTSLLPDRKLKNLLQRPLNHVPETKDGYSLLLLWYWEECLKQRYERYVFALEEASKDMLPELKNKALKTIYVLLKNKSEQERRLLSALVNKLGDPKNKGASDADFHLSNLLSDHPNMKAVVIDEVDSFLFRPRLTPQAKYHAVNFLSQMRLTHKGDGPKVAKRLIDVYFSLFKVLINEANAGEKMDKKGKAWSKKPLSSNEDKTSSDSHVELDSRLLSALLVGVNRAFPFVSSNEADDIVEVQTPMLFQLVHSKNFNVGVQALMLLDKISSKNQIISDRFYRALYSKLLLPAAMNTSKAEMFIGLILRAMKNDVNLKRAAAFAKRVLQVALQQPPQYACGCLFLLSEVLKARPLLWNMVLQNESVDDELEHFEDVREETDDKPTPVPEKQELDVELMHSNDAVNSDHDSLEDDEESAASYSDDEGSDEAEEFLVTKGQNDPKPALAGGQQPQASSESPRLPGGYDPRHREPSYCNADRVSWWELTVLSSHVHPSVSTMAKTLLSGANIVYNGNPLNDLSLTAFLDKFMEKKPKQSAWHGGSQIEPAKKLDMANQLIGPEILSLAEEDVAPEDLVFHKFYMNKMNSSKKPKKKKKKSTEDEGAADLFDVDGGGGDDSDNEEIDNMLDSAGVSIEADGDYDYDDLDQVANEDDEDLVANVSDTELDLPSDSGEGEDFDAIADDGLSDDDDDAIDIGDADDGDIDIGDADDDDDIDIGDADDSFEEDEDEKNVKSKSKRKRGKSGASPFASLEEFEHLLNDNVPAEKESRKKKPKSRKKRKSFD; encoded by the exons ATGGCGGATTCAAAATCAAAGAAATCCGCAAGCAACCCAGAAGACATAGAGCACCTCCGGTCCGACGTAGCCTCCTTCGCTTCCTCTCTCGGCCTCGCCTCCTCTCTCCCTTCCTCCGGCTTCAATGATGTCGATTTTCGCAATCCCGGTCCCAAAAAACCCCACAAGAAGTCCAAACCAGCTCCAATCCAGAACCCCACCAAAACCCAGAAGCCAAACAAGCCAAATTTCAAGCCCAATGAAAACCAGAAGCCGAAACTCACACTTTCTTCACTGGAagaaaacagcaacaaggaCAAAGCGAGGAACTTTGAGAAGTTCAAGAACCTCCCGAAGCTGCCATTGATGTCGGCAAACAACTTGGGAGTGTGGTATGAGGAAGCTGAGGAGTTGGAGGGTAAAGTGCTTGCGAGTGGGAAGAAAGTGGAGGTGAAGAATGCGGAGGAGTGGAATATTGTGGTGGCAAAGAAGAGAGAGCTTGGAGAAAGGTTAATGGCGCAGTACGTAGCGGACTACGAGTCTTCAAAGGGGAAGAGTGGGGATATCAAGCTGTTGCTTACTACGCAGAGGTCAGGGACTGCTTCTGATAAGATATCGGCGTTTTCGGTGTTGGTTGGGGATAATCCCATTGCCAATATGAGGTCCCTTGATGCACTTATAG GAATGGTGACCTCAAAAGTGGGAAAGCGATATGCATTTGCAGGGTTTGAAGCATTGAGAGAGTTGTTTCTTAcaag TTTGTTACCTGATCGTAAGCTTAAGAACCTCTTACAACGGCCATTAAATCATGTTCCTGAGACAAAAGATGGTTATTCTCTTCTGCTTCTATGGTATTGGGAGGAGTGCTTGAAACAAAG GTATGAACGCTATGTTTTTGCTCTTGAGGAAGCATCAAAAGATATGTTACCTGAACTAAAAAACAAGGCATTGAAG ACTATATATGTGCTGCTAAAGAATAAATCGGAGCAGGAGCGCAGATTACTGTCTGCACTAGTTAACAAA CTGGGAGATCCTAAAAATAAGGGCGCTTCTGATGCTGATTTTCACTTATCAAACCTTTTGTCTGATCATCCAAACATGAAG GCAGTGGTGATTGATGAGGTGGACTCTTTTCTCTTTCGCCCACGTTTGACTCCACAAGCAAAATATCATGCA GTTAACTTTTTGAGCCAAATGCGTCTAACTCATAAAGGAGATGGACCAAAGGTGGCAAAACGTTTAATCGATGTTTACTTTTCACTTTTCAAG GTACTTATTAATGAAGCTAATGCTGGTGAAAAGATGGATAAAAAAGGGAAAGCATGGTCTAAAAAACCACTCAGTTCTAATGAGGATAAGACTTCATCGGATTCTCATGTTGAATTGGATTCACGCCTTCTATCAGCTCTACTGGTG GGAGTCAATAGAGCATTTCCCTTTGTCTCAAGCAATGAGGCCGATGACATTGTTGAGGTCCAAACACCAATGCTTTTCCAGCTG GTTCATTCTAAGAATTTTAACGTAGGAGTTCAAGCATTAATGCTTCTCGATAAGATCTCGTCTAAGAATCAAATCATCAGTGATAGATTTTACAGGGCCTTGTACTCAAAACTACTACTTCCAGCTGCCATGAATACTTCTAAG GCTGAAATGTTTATTGGACTTATTCTGAGGGCAATGAAAAATGATGTGAACTTGAAGCGTGCGGCTGCGTTCGCAAAGCGTGTATTGCAG GTTGCGCTTCAGCAGCCACCTCAATATGCATGTGGAtgtctcttccttctctctgaAGTTCTTAAAGCAAGACCTCTGTTATG GAACATGGTGCTTCAGAATGAGTCAGTTGATGATGAACTTGAGCATTTTGAAGATGTTCGAGAAGAAACTGATGATAAACCCACCCCTGTGCCAGAGAAACAAGAACTTGATGTTGAGCTTATGCACAGCAATGATGCTGTCAATTCTGACCATGATTCTTTAGAAGATGATGAGGAGTCCGCTGCCTCTTATTCTGATGATGAAGGTTCTGATGAAGCAGAGGAGTTTCTTGTGACAAAAGGTCAAAATGATCCCAAACCAGCCCTTGCTGGTGGGCAACAACCACAAGCATCATCTGAGAGCCCTCGCTTGCCTGGAGGCTATGATCCACGACACAGAGAGCCCTCTTATTG TAATGCGGATCGTGTGAGCTGGTGGGAGCTGACAGTACTTTCTTCACATGTGCACCCTTCAGTTTCTACCATGGCAAAGACTCTACTCTCTGGGGCGAACATTGTCTACAATGGAAACCCGCTGAATGACCTATCACTTACTGCTTTTCTGGACAAGTTTATGGAGAAGAAACCAAAGCAAAGCGCATGGCATGGCGGTTCACAAATTGAACCTGCTAAAAAG CTTGACATGGCCAACCAATTAATCGGACCCGAGATTCTCTCATTGGCCGAGGAAGATGTAGCCCCGGAAGATCTTGTCTTCCACAAGTTCTATATGAACAAAATGAATTCTTCAAAGAaaccaaagaagaaaaagaagaaatcaactGAAGATGAAGGCGCTGCAGATTTGTTTGACGTGGATGGGGGTGGCGGTGATGATAGTGATAACGAAGAGATTGACAATATGCTGGATTCTGCTGGTGTTTCTATCGAAGCAGACGGTGACTATGATTATGATGATCTGGACCAAGTTGCcaatgaagatgatgaagacTTGGTTGCTAATGTCAGTGATACTGAGCTGGACCTTCCCTCGGACAGTGGGGAGGGAGAAGACTTTGATGCCATTGCGGACGATGGCCtgagtgatgatgatgatgatgctaTTGATATAGGAGATGCAGACGATGGTGACATTGACATAGGTGATGCAGACGATGATGATGACATTGACATAGGAGATGCAGATGACAGCTTTGAAGAGGATGAGGACGAGAAGAatgttaaaagcaaaagtaaacgGAAGCGAGGGAAGTCTGGAGCGTCGCCGTTTGCAAGTCTTGAAGAATTTGAGCATCTGTTGAATGATAATGTTCCTGCTGAAAAGGAATCTAGAAAGAAGAAGCCAAAGTCACGAAAGAAGAGAAAGTCATTCGATTAG
- the LOC103454273 gene encoding small ribosomal subunit protein uS2-like, giving the protein MATTAAAPRQLSQKEADIQMMLAAEVHLGTKNCDFQMERYVFKRRNDGIYIINLGKTWDKLQLAARVIVAIENPKDIIVQSARPYGQRAVLKFAQHTGANAIAGRHTPGTFTNQLQTSFNEPRLLILTDPRTDSQPIKEAALGNIPTIAFCDTDSPMRYVDIGIPANNKGKHSIGCLFWLLARMVLQMRGSLLPGHKWDVMVDLFFYREPEEAKDKEEEGAAIEYGNDFSAPVGGDWSAPISDAQWVTDAPAPPIAAAPGWTAEAAPIAADGWDAVAPPPQALATPPIIEGGAPAATWD; this is encoded by the exons ATGGCTACCACCGCCGCAGCACCGCGTCAGCTCTCTCAGAAGGAGGCTGACATTCAGATGATGTTGGCCGCCGAGGTCCATCTGGGCACCAAAAACTGCGACTTTCAGATGGAAAGATACGTTTTCAAGAGACGCAACGATG GAATCTATATCATAAATCTTGGGAAAACATGGGACAAGCTGCAGCTGGCAGCCAGAGTGATTGTTGCAATTGAAAACCCGAAGGATATCATCGTACAATCCGCAAGGCCATACGGTCAGAGGGCTGTGCTGAAATTTGCTCAGCACACTGGTGCGAATGCAATTGCTGGCAGGCACACTCCTGGTACTTTTACCAATCAGCTCCAGACATCATTCAATGAGCCCCGTCTTCTCATTCTGACTGACCCACGAACTGACAGCCAG CCTATTAAGGAAGCTGCTCTTGGAAACATACCCACCATTGCTTTCTGCGACACCGATTCTCCGATGCGTTATGTTGATATTGGCATCCCAGCCAATAACAAGGGCAAGCACAGCATTGGATGTCTTTTCTGGCTCCTAGCAAGGATGGTCTTGCAAATGCGTGGTTCGCTTCTACCAGGTCACAAGTGGGATGTTATG GTTGATCTGTTCTTCTATAGAGAGCCTGAGGAGGCCAAggacaaggaagaagaaggtgcagcAATTGAGTACGGAAACGATTTTTCTGCACCTGTTGGTGGTGATTGGTCTGCCCCAATATCTGATGCTCAGTGGGTAACGGATGCACCTGCACCACCCATTGCAGCAGCTCCTGGCTGGACTGCAGAAGCAG CACCAATAGCAGCAGATGGATGGGATGCGGTTGCTCCACCACCACAGGCTCTGGCTACTCCTCCCATTATTGAAGGTGGTGCTCCCGCCGCCACCTGGGATTAA
- the LOC103454275 gene encoding 17.4 kDa class III heat shock protein encodes MSRAADLSAFEVVNQLLIFPEAIEKLMFPSRAHETGNDNKGVSSIPVDILDTPKEYIFFLDVPGLSKSDIQVTVEDENTLVIRSNGKRKREDGEEEGCKYIRLERRAAQKLLRKFRLPDNANVGAINAKCENGVLTVVVEKLPPPPKPKTVKVSIS; translated from the exons ATGAGCCGAGCAGCGGATTTGAGTGCGTTCGAAGTGGTGAACCAGCTGCTGATCTTCCCAGAGGCCATTGAGAAGCTCATGTTTCCGTCTCGGGCTCACGAGACCGGTAACGATAACAAAGGTGTGTCCAGCATTCCGGTTGACATTTTGGACACTCCCAAGGAGTACATATTTTTCTTGGATGTGCCTGGCCTATCCAAATCTGACATTCAG GTGACGGTTGAAGACGAGAACACTCTGGTGATCCGGAGCAATGGGAAGAGAAAGCGCGAAGACGGTGAGGAGGAGGGGTGCAAGTATATCAGGCTGGAGAGGAGAGCGGCCCAGAAGCTACTGAGGAAGTTCCGGTTGCCCGACAATGCCAATGTAGGAGCCATTAATGCGAAATGTGAGAACGGGGTTCTGACTGTGGTGGTTGAGAAGCTTCCTCCCCCTCCCAAGCCCAAGACTGTTAAAGTCTCCATCTCCTGA